A window of the Streptomyces albireticuli genome harbors these coding sequences:
- the erm gene encoding 23S ribosomal RNA methyltransferase Erm, translating to MSSKPLVPPRSAPGPAASRNAARREWGQNFFRSAAAARRFSDQLDDSYFPTGFTAGTLTVEIGAGSGRVTKALAAAGRPLLAVEIDTHWARRLAAESLPDVTVVNEDFLTLRLPRQPVRLIGNLPFVSGTGILRRCLDLGPDLMRGGVFLLQREYVGKRTGAWGGNLFNAQWEPWYTFGEGLAFPRHEFSPVPRADTSTLLVAPRRRPSVPWSERAAYQRFVQEFFDTGRMTVGDAAQKVLRRGHARFVRGAGVAPADRLKDLTAREWAALYRADRAGREDRDGGPVRPARTPRPGRRPSGR from the coding sequence GTGAGCTCGAAACCGCTGGTGCCCCCGAGATCCGCCCCCGGGCCCGCCGCGTCGCGCAATGCCGCGCGCAGGGAGTGGGGCCAGAATTTCTTCCGGTCCGCAGCCGCCGCCCGCAGGTTCTCCGACCAGCTGGACGATTCGTACTTCCCGACCGGTTTCACGGCCGGGACGCTCACGGTCGAGATAGGCGCGGGCTCCGGCCGGGTGACCAAGGCGCTGGCCGCGGCCGGGCGTCCATTACTCGCGGTCGAGATCGACACCCATTGGGCGCGCCGGCTCGCCGCGGAATCGCTCCCGGACGTCACCGTGGTCAACGAGGACTTTCTGACCTTACGGCTGCCGCGGCAGCCCGTCCGTTTGATAGGCAATCTGCCTTTCGTGTCCGGCACCGGAATTCTGAGGCGCTGCCTCGACCTCGGGCCTGATCTGATGCGCGGGGGAGTCTTCCTGCTCCAGCGCGAGTACGTGGGCAAGCGCACCGGGGCCTGGGGAGGCAACCTCTTCAACGCCCAGTGGGAGCCCTGGTACACCTTCGGCGAAGGACTCGCCTTCCCCCGCCACGAGTTCAGCCCCGTACCGCGGGCCGACACCTCGACCCTGCTCGTGGCGCCCCGCCGCCGGCCGTCCGTGCCGTGGTCCGAACGGGCCGCCTACCAGCGATTCGTCCAGGAGTTCTTCGACACCGGCCGGATGACCGTCGGTGACGCGGCGCAGAAGGTGCTGCGCCGCGGCCACGCCCGGTTCGTGCGCGGCGCCGGGGTGGCGCCCGCCGACCGGCTCAAGGACCTCACGGCCCGGGAGTGGGCCGCGCTGTACCGCGCGGACCGGGCCGGCCGTGAGGACCGGGACGGCGGTCCCGTCCGGCCCGCCCGGACCCCCCGGCCCGGCCGGCGGCCGTCCGGCCGCTGA
- the car(A) gene encoding ABC-F type ribosomal protection protein Car(A): MRTAQLALHDITKRYQDRVVLDRVGFTVKPGEKVGVIGDNGSGKSTLLRLIAGRERADNGALTVVAPGGIGYLPQTLELPPEATVQDAVDLALAELREIEAGMRRAEAELAERPYQAGPDAELTALLETYAALVERYQARGGYEADSRVDIALHGLGLPGLDRGRKLGTLSGGERSRLALAGTLASAPELLLLDEPTNDLDDQAVGWLEKHLRGHRGTVIAVTHDRMFLDRLTTTVLEVDSGSVTRYGNGYDGYLTAKATERQRRLREYEEWRAELDRNRELVTSNVTRLDAIPRKMPFAVFGHGAFRTRGRGHGAMVRIRNAKERIERLTENPVAPPADPLSFTAQISTAAAEEAERLVAELSGVRVEGRLGVDSLTVRPGERLLITGPNGAGKTTLLRVLAGELTPDSGSVRVSGKVGHLRQEQPPWPARLTVAQAFAQGRVGSPDEHVEALLSLGLFSPDDLRQRVGELSYGQRRRIELARLVTEPVDLLLLDEPTNHLSPALVEELEAALTDYQGAVVVVTHDRLMRSRFDGAQLMLDEGRIAEFSAA; the protein is encoded by the coding sequence GTGCGAACCGCGCAACTAGCCCTGCACGACATCACCAAGCGCTACCAGGACCGCGTCGTACTCGACCGGGTCGGTTTCACCGTCAAGCCGGGCGAGAAGGTCGGCGTCATCGGCGACAACGGCTCCGGCAAGTCCACCCTGCTCCGGCTGATCGCCGGCCGCGAGCGGGCCGACAACGGCGCGCTGACGGTGGTGGCCCCCGGCGGCATCGGCTATCTGCCGCAGACGCTGGAGCTGCCGCCGGAGGCCACCGTCCAGGACGCCGTCGACCTGGCGCTGGCCGAGCTCCGCGAGATCGAGGCGGGCATGCGCCGGGCCGAGGCCGAGCTGGCCGAACGCCCCTACCAGGCGGGCCCGGACGCGGAACTGACGGCGCTCCTGGAGACCTACGCCGCCCTGGTCGAGCGGTACCAGGCCCGGGGCGGCTACGAGGCCGACTCCCGGGTGGACATCGCCCTGCACGGGCTCGGCCTGCCCGGCCTGGACCGCGGCCGGAAGCTGGGCACCCTGTCCGGCGGCGAGCGGTCGCGCCTGGCCCTGGCCGGGACGCTGGCGTCGGCGCCCGAGCTGCTGCTGCTCGACGAGCCCACCAACGACCTGGACGACCAGGCCGTCGGCTGGCTGGAGAAGCATCTGCGCGGGCACCGCGGCACGGTCATCGCCGTCACCCACGACCGGATGTTCCTCGACCGGCTCACCACCACCGTCCTGGAGGTCGACTCCGGCTCGGTCACCCGCTACGGCAACGGCTACGACGGCTATCTGACCGCCAAGGCCACCGAGCGCCAGCGGCGGCTGCGGGAGTACGAGGAGTGGCGCGCCGAGCTGGACCGCAACCGCGAGCTGGTCACGTCCAACGTCACCCGGCTCGACGCCATCCCCCGCAAGATGCCGTTCGCGGTCTTCGGGCACGGCGCGTTCCGGACCCGCGGCCGCGGGCACGGCGCGATGGTGCGGATCCGCAACGCCAAGGAGCGGATCGAGCGGCTGACCGAGAACCCGGTCGCGCCGCCGGCCGATCCGCTGTCCTTCACGGCACAGATCTCCACCGCGGCCGCGGAGGAGGCGGAGCGGCTGGTGGCCGAGCTGTCCGGGGTGCGGGTCGAGGGCCGGCTCGGCGTCGACTCGCTGACCGTCCGGCCCGGCGAGCGGCTGCTGATCACCGGGCCCAACGGGGCGGGCAAGACCACGCTCCTGCGGGTGCTGGCCGGGGAGCTGACCCCGGACAGCGGCTCGGTGCGGGTGTCCGGCAAGGTGGGGCACCTGCGGCAGGAGCAGCCCCCGTGGCCGGCCCGGCTCACCGTGGCCCAGGCGTTCGCGCAGGGGCGGGTCGGCTCGCCCGACGAGCACGTCGAGGCGCTGCTGTCCCTCGGCCTGTTCAGCCCGGACGACCTGCGGCAGCGGGTGGGTGAGCTCTCCTACGGGCAGCGGCGCCGGATCGAGCTGGCGCGCCTGGTGACCGAGCCGGTGGACCTGCTGCTGCTGGACGAGCCCACCAACCACCTCTCCCCGGCGCTCGTCGAGGAGCTGGAGGCGGCGCTGACGGACTATCAGGGCGCCGTGGTGGTCGTGACGCACGACCGTCTGATGCGGTCCCGGTTCGACGGCGCACAGCTGATGCTCGACGAGGGCCGCATCGCCGAGTTCAGCGCGGCCTGA
- a CDS encoding acyltransferase family protein has protein sequence MLPRVARLPSLTGLRWFAALAVFACHICQQGIFADQKLGAELAKFTPLGSIAVSFFFVLSGFVLTWSARDEDSVPVFWRRRFAKIYPLHFVTLCVAGAIILGLSEPVLPGGSVWDGLVPDLLLLQSWLPEPSVISGFNTPSWSLSCEMAFYLSFPLWFRLFRRVPGKRLWWWAGGLAAAVVCVPFVAALLPGSAEVAPGMPLNELWFVYWFPPVRALEFVLGVVMALILGKGLWRGPGVWLSALLLAGGFALTQAVPAMFTLQAATVVPATLLITAAADADVRGLRTWGLRSAVLVRLGEWSFAFYLIHFIVIRYGHRLLGGDLGYAKQWDTPGAIGVALLGVAVATCAAALLHTFVEKPAMRLLGGRRRPAARPDGTAPAPAPVPAPGTAPDPAADPDPARA, from the coding sequence ATGCTCCCTCGCGTCGCCCGCCTGCCCTCGCTGACCGGACTGCGCTGGTTCGCGGCGTTGGCGGTATTCGCCTGCCACATCTGCCAGCAGGGCATCTTCGCCGACCAGAAGCTCGGTGCCGAGCTGGCGAAGTTCACCCCGCTCGGCTCGATCGCCGTGTCGTTCTTCTTCGTGCTGAGCGGCTTCGTCCTGACCTGGTCGGCACGGGACGAGGACTCCGTCCCGGTCTTCTGGCGGCGCCGGTTCGCCAAGATCTACCCGCTGCACTTCGTCACCCTGTGCGTCGCGGGCGCCATCATCCTCGGCCTCTCGGAGCCGGTCCTGCCGGGCGGCTCGGTGTGGGACGGGCTGGTGCCCGATCTGCTGCTGTTGCAGTCCTGGCTGCCCGAGCCGTCCGTGATCTCCGGTTTCAACACGCCGAGTTGGTCGCTCTCCTGCGAGATGGCCTTCTACCTCTCCTTCCCGCTGTGGTTCCGGCTGTTCCGGCGGGTGCCGGGGAAGCGGCTGTGGTGGTGGGCCGGCGGGCTCGCCGCGGCGGTCGTCTGCGTGCCGTTCGTCGCCGCGCTCCTCCCGGGGAGCGCCGAGGTCGCCCCGGGCATGCCGCTGAACGAGCTGTGGTTCGTCTACTGGTTCCCGCCTGTCCGCGCCCTGGAGTTCGTCCTCGGCGTCGTGATGGCGCTCATCCTGGGCAAGGGCCTGTGGCGCGGCCCCGGCGTGTGGCTGTCCGCGCTGCTGCTCGCCGGCGGCTTCGCCCTCACCCAGGCCGTGCCCGCGATGTTCACCCTCCAGGCGGCGACCGTCGTCCCGGCCACGCTGCTGATCACCGCGGCGGCCGACGCCGACGTGCGGGGCCTGCGCACCTGGGGGCTGCGGTCCGCGGTGCTGGTCCGGCTGGGCGAGTGGTCGTTCGCCTTCTACCTGATCCACTTCATCGTCATCCGCTACGGGCACCGGCTGCTCGGCGGCGACCTGGGCTACGCCAAGCAGTGGGACACCCCGGGCGCGATCGGCGTGGCCCTGCTGGGGGTGGCCGTCGCCACCTGCGCCGCGGCCCTGCTGCACACCTTCGTGGAGAAGCCCGCCATGCGCCTGCTGGGCGGGCGCCGCCGTCCCGCCGCCCGGCCGGACGGCACCGCGCCGGCCCCGGCGCCCGTCCCTGCCCCGGGCACCGCCCCGGACCCGGCGGCGGACCCGGACCCGGCGCGCGCCTGA
- a CDS encoding O-methyltransferase: MADQTALSPALLEYARSVSLRDDALLRELYELTARLPGGRAMQIMPEEAQFLALLVRLTGARRVLEIGTFTGYSTLCVARALPPGGRLVTCDISDKWPGVGAPFWERAGVAGRIELRVGDAVETLAGLRAAGGDGTFDLVFVDADKTGYPHYYEESLALLRPGGLVAVDNTLFFGRVADPECQDPDTEAVRALNERLRDDARVDISLLTVADGVTLARKRE, from the coding sequence GTGGCAGACCAGACCGCTCTCAGCCCCGCCCTGCTGGAGTACGCCCGGAGCGTCTCCCTGCGCGACGACGCGCTCCTGCGCGAGCTGTACGAGCTGACCGCGCGCCTGCCCGGCGGGCGCGCCATGCAGATCATGCCCGAGGAGGCGCAGTTCCTCGCGCTGCTCGTCCGGCTCACCGGCGCGCGCCGGGTGCTGGAGATCGGGACGTTCACCGGGTACAGCACGCTGTGCGTGGCCCGGGCGCTGCCGCCCGGCGGCCGGCTGGTCACCTGCGACATCAGTGACAAGTGGCCGGGTGTGGGCGCTCCGTTCTGGGAGCGGGCCGGGGTGGCCGGCCGGATCGAGCTGCGCGTCGGTGACGCCGTGGAGACCCTGGCCGGGCTGCGGGCCGCCGGGGGCGACGGCACGTTCGACCTGGTGTTCGTCGATGCCGACAAGACCGGGTACCCGCACTACTACGAGGAGTCGCTCGCGCTGCTGCGCCCCGGTGGTCTGGTGGCGGTCGACAACACGCTGTTCTTCGGCCGGGTGGCCGATCCGGAGTGCCAGGACCCGGACACCGAGGCCGTGCGCGCGCTCAACGAACGGCTGCGGGACGACGCGCGCGTGGACATCTCCCTGCTGACCGTGGCCGACGGGGTCACGCTGGCGCGCAAGCGCGAGTAG
- a CDS encoding activator-dependent family glycosyltransferase has translation MRVLLTSLAHNTHFYSLVPLAWALRAAGHEVRVASPPSLTDVITSTGLTAVPVGDDQPAVELLAEMGGDLVPYQKGFEFTEHETPEETTWEYLLGQQTMMSALCFAPFNGAATMDAVVGFARDWRPDLVVWEPWTYAGPVAARACGAAHARILWGPDTIGRSRKRFLRALGEQPAELREDPLAEWLGWTLERYGCAYDERDVLGHWVIDPGARSTRLDLGQTTVPMRYVPYNGRAVIEPWLSEPPARPRVCLTLGVSARETYGRDAVSYPQLLEALGRLDIEVIATLDASQRELVGELPGNVVPVDFVPLDALLPTCSVIIHHGGAGTWSTAMLHGVPQIVVPSLWDAPIKAQQLQRLSAGFSLPPAELTAEKLADAVRAAVGDPAIRAGARRLREEMLADPAPAGIVPTLERLADAHRAVPQH, from the coding sequence GTGCGCGTCCTGCTGACCTCACTCGCCCACAACACCCACTTCTACAGCCTGGTGCCCCTGGCCTGGGCGCTGCGCGCGGCCGGCCACGAGGTCCGGGTCGCCAGCCCGCCCTCGCTCACCGACGTGATCACCTCCACCGGCCTGACCGCCGTCCCCGTGGGCGACGACCAGCCGGCCGTCGAGCTGCTCGCCGAGATGGGCGGCGACCTCGTGCCCTACCAGAAGGGCTTCGAGTTCACCGAGCACGAGACCCCCGAGGAGACCACCTGGGAGTACCTCCTCGGCCAGCAGACGATGATGTCCGCCCTGTGCTTCGCCCCGTTCAACGGCGCGGCGACCATGGACGCCGTCGTCGGCTTCGCCCGCGACTGGCGCCCCGACCTGGTCGTCTGGGAGCCCTGGACCTACGCGGGACCCGTCGCCGCCCGCGCCTGCGGGGCCGCCCACGCCCGCATCCTCTGGGGGCCCGACACCATCGGCCGCTCCCGGAAGCGGTTCCTCCGGGCCCTCGGCGAACAGCCGGCGGAGCTCCGCGAGGACCCCCTCGCCGAATGGCTCGGCTGGACCCTGGAGCGGTACGGATGCGCGTACGACGAACGGGACGTGCTCGGCCACTGGGTGATCGACCCCGGCGCCCGCAGCACCCGCCTGGACCTCGGCCAGACCACCGTGCCCATGCGCTACGTCCCCTACAACGGCCGCGCCGTCATCGAACCCTGGCTCTCCGAGCCGCCCGCCCGGCCGCGCGTCTGCCTCACCCTCGGCGTCTCCGCCCGCGAGACCTACGGCCGCGACGCCGTCTCCTACCCGCAGCTCCTGGAGGCGCTCGGACGGCTGGACATCGAGGTCATCGCCACCCTGGACGCGTCACAGCGCGAACTCGTCGGCGAACTCCCCGGCAACGTCGTGCCCGTGGACTTCGTCCCCCTCGACGCGCTGCTCCCCACCTGCTCGGTGATCATCCACCACGGCGGGGCCGGCACCTGGTCCACGGCCATGCTGCACGGCGTCCCGCAGATCGTCGTCCCCTCGCTGTGGGACGCGCCGATCAAGGCGCAGCAACTCCAGCGCCTCTCCGCCGGCTTCAGCCTCCCGCCCGCGGAGCTCACGGCGGAGAAGCTCGCCGACGCGGTGCGCGCGGCCGTGGGCGACCCGGCGATCCGGGCGGGCGCCCGGCGGCTGCGCGAGGAGATGCTCGCCGACCCCGCGCCGGCCGGGATCGTCCCCACCCTGGAGCGCCTCGCCGACGCGCACCGGGCCGTGCCGCAGCACTGA
- a CDS encoding P450-derived glycosyltransferase activator yields MPITATDDATRELGRRLQLSRAGQWFAGNQGDPYALILRAGTDHPAPYEDLVRAQGPWYRSDRLGTWVTADPATAAAVLSDPRFGTRDRAGARPDADLLPLARAFPGHERAELSRLRAAAGPVLGHTALADGSCDAPGAARRLLRRHLPAEGTGFDLVADLARPFTTGLVLRVLGVPEGGREAAAGLLARCAPQLDARFTPQTLAVARDSAGAVQEVAGLVTELVAASRAKGRAHPDDAVGRLLRDGLAPRDVEGVALLLALGVPEPAATAVAATVLRLLARPGDWAAAGRPPAAAEAVDRTLREEPPFRLESRVAHEDVELAGRRVPADGHVVVLATAGRDLPGPDPLGGPDGPHFALALPLVRLAATTAVQALAAALPGLSATGPALTRPRSPVLRAYARCPVRA; encoded by the coding sequence ATGCCCATCACCGCCACGGACGACGCCACCCGCGAACTCGGCCGCAGGCTCCAGCTGAGCCGCGCCGGCCAATGGTTCGCGGGCAACCAGGGCGACCCGTACGCCCTGATCCTGCGCGCCGGCACCGACCACCCCGCCCCCTACGAGGACCTCGTCCGCGCCCAGGGGCCGTGGTACCGCAGCGACCGGCTCGGCACCTGGGTGACCGCCGATCCCGCCACCGCCGCGGCCGTCCTGTCCGACCCGCGCTTCGGCACCCGGGACCGGGCGGGCGCCCGCCCGGACGCCGACCTGCTGCCGCTCGCCCGCGCCTTCCCCGGCCACGAACGCGCCGAGCTCTCCCGGCTGCGCGCCGCGGCCGGACCGGTGCTCGGGCACACCGCCCTCGCCGACGGGTCCTGCGACGCGCCCGGCGCGGCCCGCCGGCTGCTCCGCCGGCACCTGCCCGCCGAAGGCACCGGCTTCGACCTGGTCGCCGACCTCGCCCGGCCCTTCACCACCGGCCTGGTCCTGCGCGTCCTCGGCGTCCCCGAGGGCGGCCGGGAGGCCGCGGCCGGGCTGCTCGCCCGGTGCGCGCCCCAGCTCGACGCCCGGTTCACCCCGCAGACGCTCGCCGTCGCCCGGGACTCCGCCGGCGCCGTCCAGGAGGTGGCCGGCCTCGTCACGGAGCTCGTCGCCGCGAGCCGCGCCAAGGGGCGGGCCCACCCCGACGACGCCGTGGGGCGTCTGCTGCGCGACGGCCTCGCGCCCCGCGACGTCGAGGGCGTGGCACTCCTCCTCGCCCTCGGCGTCCCCGAGCCCGCCGCCACCGCCGTCGCCGCCACGGTGCTGCGGCTCCTCGCCCGGCCGGGCGACTGGGCGGCGGCCGGGCGGCCGCCCGCCGCCGCGGAGGCCGTCGACCGGACCCTCCGCGAGGAGCCCCCCTTCCGCCTGGAGAGCAGGGTCGCCCACGAGGACGTCGAACTCGCCGGCCGCCGCGTCCCCGCCGACGGCCACGTCGTCGTGCTGGCCACCGCCGGGCGCGACCTGCCCGGCCCGGACCCGCTCGGCGGCCCGGACGGCCCGCACTTCGCCCTCGCCCTCCCGCTCGTCCGCCTGGCCGCCACCACCGCCGTCCAGGCCCTGGCCGCCGCCCTGCCCGGCCTGAGCGCCACCGGACCCGCCCTGACCCGGCCCCGCTCACCCGTCCTGCGCGCCTACGCCCGCTGCCCCGTCCGGGCCTGA
- a CDS encoding class I SAM-dependent DNA methyltransferase, which produces MYANDIAAVYDLVHEGKGKDYRREAEEIAALVRAHRPGTASLLDVACGTGQHLRHLAGLFDRVEGLEISRDMLAIAAGRNPGVPLHEGDMRSFALTSRFDAVICMFSSIGHLRDGAELDATLARFAAHLEPGGVIVVEPWWFPDAFTPGYIGASVTETGDRTISRVSHSVRDGDATRIEVHYLIARPGEGIRHLTEEHTITLFPRTAYEQAFERAGCRVLYQEGGPSGRGLFIGTRR; this is translated from the coding sequence ATGTACGCCAACGACATCGCGGCCGTCTACGACCTGGTCCACGAGGGAAAGGGCAAGGACTACCGGCGCGAGGCCGAGGAGATCGCCGCCCTCGTACGGGCCCACCGGCCCGGCACCGCGTCCCTGCTCGACGTCGCCTGCGGCACCGGCCAGCACCTGCGCCACCTCGCCGGCCTCTTCGACCGCGTCGAGGGCCTGGAGATCTCCCGCGACATGCTCGCCATCGCGGCCGGCCGCAACCCCGGCGTCCCGCTGCACGAGGGCGACATGCGCTCCTTCGCCCTCACCTCCCGCTTCGACGCCGTGATCTGCATGTTCAGCTCCATCGGCCACCTCCGGGACGGCGCCGAACTCGACGCCACCCTCGCCCGGTTCGCCGCCCACCTCGAACCCGGCGGCGTCATCGTCGTCGAACCCTGGTGGTTCCCCGACGCCTTCACCCCCGGCTACATCGGCGCCAGCGTCACCGAGACCGGCGACCGCACCATCAGCCGCGTCTCCCACTCCGTGCGCGACGGCGACGCCACCCGCATCGAGGTGCACTACCTGATCGCCCGACCCGGCGAGGGCATCCGGCACCTCACCGAGGAGCACACGATCACCCTGTTCCCGCGCACCGCCTACGAGCAGGCCTTCGAACGCGCCGGCTGCCGGGTGCTCTACCAGGAGGGCGGCCCGTCCGGCCGCGGCCTGTTCATCGGCACCCGCCGCTGA